The Candidatus Nitrosopumilus sp. SW genomic sequence TCTAATTTTAGTTTTTGGAGAAATTACACCTAAAACATATTGTAATGCAAATGCAACAAAAATTGCTTTACGTTTTGCTCCAGTATTGTTAGTTTTCAGTTATGCATTCTGGCCAATAGTAAAATTATTTGAAATCATCACAAGAGGAATGGTAAAAATTACAGGCAGCAGTTATTATGCGCCTCCAATTACAGAAGATGAGATTAAAGGAATAGTTGAACAAGGGTTTGCAGATAAAGCATTAGAAAAAGATGAAAGTGAACTAGTTCATAGTGCACTAGAATTTGATGATACGGTGATTCGAACAGTCATGACCCCTAGAACAAAAATGTTCATGTTACCTGCAAAGATGTTATTGTTTGAAGCATTACCTGCAATCAATCAAAGCACACATTCAAGAATTCCAATATTTGGCGAAACTCAAGATGATATTGTAGGGTTTGTTCATGTAAGAGACATTCTTCAGCAATTAGAAAAAGAAAAAGAGATGGTTACATTAGAACAGCTTTCAAGAAAACCCGTTTTTGCATCACAAGAAAAAATGGTTAGTTCTTTACTCAAAGAGATGAAAGGAAGAAAAACACACATGGCAATAGTTATTGATGAACATGGAGGAGTGGAAGGACTAGTTACTTTAGAAGATTTGATTGAGGAAATTATCGGAGATATTGAAGATGAAACAGATGCAATAAAAACAGCAGATTACAAATCAGTTGACAAAGACACAATAATTGCAAATGGGGATATTGAAATTGAGAAAATAAATAAAATTTTCAAAACATCCATCCCAGAAGGAGATGATTATGGAACTCTAAATGGTCTACTACATGAAAGATTACAAGACATTCCTCAATCAGGAGATAAGATAGAGGTTGATTCTTTGAGAATTATTGTAGAAAAAGTACGAAAGAATATGCCCAAAGAAGTTAGAATAGAGCGGATTAGAGACTAGTCTTTTTTGGCAAAATGCTCTTGTAATTTTTGTTTCTTTTCAGCCATATGAAATATTGATTCAGTATGGGCAAAAGATTCAGAGTATGATTTTTCAAATAACATTGCTTGCATTAACATATGGTTTTCAGGAATAACAATACCTGTTTGATCATCTGAATACATCATCTGAACTGTGTCTCCAATTGAAGTGGTCATGTTTGCATGAATGTGAATCATGTTAGTATCTGTAAAGTTAAAGCCCATGTTTTGAGCATAATCTCTAACATCTTTTGTTCCCTTTGCAGTCCATAATGTTGCAACACCAAATTCATTTGTAAATAATTCATGAATATCTGAGGGCTTTGGTGCAGTTCCTTTGAATCGAATATCCATAATATGCAAGTGCATCTGTCTTGTTGGAACTTTGATTGCTCTAACATACAATGGTGCATCTTTTCCAAAATACAATTTTACATCATCACCATGGTGAGGTTTTTCAGTCATTTCTATAGTATCAGATAATTTTTTCTCAGTTTGTTCAATGTCTGCCCATCTTCTAACTAGTGTAACATCAAATCGAATCAAATCATCTCCAAACTTGTCTCTTAATGGTTCAAGAATTCTTCCCATTCCGGTGACATTACAACTTCCCTGCATGACATGTGATTTTCCGATTGCAAGATCATAATTTGCCCTAGAGTTAAACAACAAATCAGATACTGCTTCATCACCCATTGTAGATTCTCCGCCTTGGTAAATTGCAGGAAGGTTACGGGGCTCATACAGATTTTTCTTGTTTTTGTATCCATGTCCACCAGGGGCAGCATCAATAACAAGATCAGATTGGTCTAAAGCAGATTCAATCGAGCCTGAAATTTTGTAATCTTTGAATTCATCTAATTTCTTTTCAGGCACATAAACATCCAATCCTCGAGAAATTGCAACATTAACATCGTTATCTGGAGAGTATTTTCCTACACCAACAACTGTAATCTCAGGATCATCTTTGAGAAAAGCAGTGATTCTACTACCAATAGAACCATATCCATTAACAAAGACTTTTTTCATAAAATTTCTAATCCTGTCCCATTTATTTAGATTAGTTCAAAAAATAGACATGAAGAAGAAATTTGATGACGAATCCACATATAACAACAAAATCATCATTAACAGTATTAAAAATTGGACAAAAGTTCTGTAATTACAAAATTAACTAAAGCCATAAAAGATTCTGCCGGAGATTGGGGTAGAAATCAGTATTTACTCAAAGTAATTGAAAATGACAGAGAAATCACAAATTCAGATAAAGTGTATTTGGAAAAAATTTTAGGAGTCAACGACCTAGTAATTGAAGAAGGGGTAAAAAAACAAGACCCAATTCTAAAAAAAGACAAAACGATATTTTTGAATCCAGAAATGGTAAAATGCAAACAGTGTCAAAAACCAATTAACTTAGATGAAAAGGCAGTCAGACGTCATAAGTTATGGTATCATAAAATTTGTTTTCAGCAAACATTTGGAGATAATTACAAAGAAAAAGAAAAAGACGTCATACAAGAAATTAGGCAAGTCAAAAAAGATCCAATTCAATTAGTGTTAACTATAGCAATTTTTGTAATACTTGCAGGTTCAGTTTATTTCATTTTAGGACCAATTAGCATGATTGCAATGGGATTAGGGGGAGGGTTGACAATCTATCATGTGATTGGGGCAACAGGAAAATTGTATTCACGTAACAAACCTGGAACTAAAGCACCATCTGTATTTTTGATATTCTTACTCGCATCTCCATTCATAATTGCAGGAATGATTGCATATGAAGGATATTCACTGTTTGAGTCACCTGTAAGAATTATTTTGCTATGGGCAATGACCATATCTTTCTGGTCTACAATGTTGTTTGTCCCAATGGCAGTACTTAGTAAGTATAGAGAAGATATTCAACCAGACGTAAAATCATATCCAAAAATATCAATAATTATTCCAGCATATAATGAAGAAAAAGTAATTGCAAATACTATAGAGGGGTTGTTGGAGACAAAATACCCTAAAAAAGAAATTATTTTTGTTGATGATGGAAGTAAAGATAACACATTACGTATTGCGACAAATTTCAAAGGCCAAATCAAAGTACTTCATAAAGAAAACGGAGGTAAGGCTACTGCAATCAATTATGGTATTCAGTATTCTACGGGAGAAATCATTGTAATTGTTGATGCAGATACAATTATTGGAAGACAATCACTAAAAGAAATTGTGAAGGGTTTTGAAGTAAATGAACACGTTGCAGCTGTTGCAGGAAACATCAAAGTTAGAAATCAAAAAAACTGGATTACAAAATGTCAAGCCTTGGAATACATTACTGGAATTCAAATTGTAAGAAGAGCATTTGACGTATTTGGTTCAATTACCATTGTTCCAGGTGCATTAGGGGCATTCAAAAAATCATTTCTGACTGAAGCTGGAGCATATGGCAAAGAAACCATTGTAGAAGACTTTGATCAAACAATCAAACTACTCAAAGCAGGATTAATCACTCAAGGGAGTGCAAAGGCCACTGCATATACTGAAGCCCCAAACACGTTACGGGATTTTATTGCTCAAAGAAAGAGATGGTATCGCGGAAATATTCAGGTGTTAAAGAGACATTCAGATGCATTGACTAATCCAAGATATGGATACTTGCAGAAATTATCACTACCATATCTCTTCTTAGGCATGGTTATTACACCAATTGTTGGCTTTACATCTACAATAAATGCAATCATAGGCATAATCATGGGCGATTGGTGGTTTGTTTTACAGGTATCCTTAATCTTTACAGTTGTTCATTATTTGATGACAGCCTTGGCATTAAGAATTGATGGAGAAGATCAGAGACTATTAGGATATGCAGGATTTCTAGTGTTTGGATTTAAACAAATTGTTGATGCATTATTATTAAAAGCGATGATAGAACAATTAACAAAGAAAAAAGCTACATGGACAAGTGCAAAGAGGATTGGAGTATAAAATGAATTTGAAATATTTGTTACTATTCGGGATTGTTCCTTTGCTATTATTTGGATTTGATAATGCAAATGCTGAAAACTCTCAAACAATTCAAGTCGAAGTAAAATACACAAATGGAGACAGAGCAGATTTTTACGGAATGAGTCTAGTTGTTTACCAAGATTCCAGTAAAGAAGTGTTTTTAGAAAAACAATTAGAGAACAATCCTGACATAATCGCAGTTCCTGAAAATCACAAGTACAAAATTGAAATTTATGCAAATGGGATGTATGCGGGAGTAGGATATGTGCAATTAGATGATACTTCTAAAGAAATCATTATCAACATTCCATTATCAGGTGGATTGAAAGTAGATGTATTCTATGAAGGCGGAGAAATTCCGATTGAAGGTGCCAGAGTAGTAATAAAATCAAGTGACAACACAGAATGGAGACAAGGAATTACAAATAATCAAGGAGAAACACTGCGTTTTTGGATTCAATCAACAACAATTCCTGAGGACTATTACATTGCAGATGTTTATCTTGGAGAGTTATTCTTAAAATCACAAAAATCAATCAAACTTCAACCAGGACTAACAAGAGATGAAAAAATTGTTACAAACATTCCTGAAATTGTAGAAGATTTGATAACAATCACACCATACAAAGATGCTACAACAAAGATTTCATCATCCGACCCAACCCATACAGTAACAATAACGAATCAATTTACTAACGAGTCTATATCAAGCGATGTTAATTTTAGAGGAGAAGCTCAATTTTCGAACCTAAAATCAGGTACATATCTTGTTGAAATTATGCCTAATGATGATGGAAATTGGCCTGATACTCATGTTCAAATTGTCGGAGACATTAAT encodes the following:
- a CDS encoding hemolysin family protein; the encoded protein is MVDLWVEITALGFLIGLSGFFSGLEVALVGTRNSTVNQLKKQKIKGSEALYKLKHNPGWMMSSVNLGNNLVNVGSSALATSVALRMFGDDGLAIAVGIMTFLILVFGEITPKTYCNANATKIALRFAPVLLVFSYAFWPIVKLFEIITRGMVKITGSSYYAPPITEDEIKGIVEQGFADKALEKDESELVHSALEFDDTVIRTVMTPRTKMFMLPAKMLLFEALPAINQSTHSRIPIFGETQDDIVGFVHVRDILQQLEKEKEMVTLEQLSRKPVFASQEKMVSSLLKEMKGRKTHMAIVIDEHGGVEGLVTLEDLIEEIIGDIEDETDAIKTADYKSVDKDTIIANGDIEIEKINKIFKTSIPEGDDYGTLNGLLHERLQDIPQSGDKIEVDSLRIIVEKVRKNMPKEVRIERIRD
- a CDS encoding type II glyceraldehyde-3-phosphate dehydrogenase; the encoded protein is MKKVFVNGYGSIGSRITAFLKDDPEITVVGVGKYSPDNDVNVAISRGLDVYVPEKKLDEFKDYKISGSIESALDQSDLVIDAAPGGHGYKNKKNLYEPRNLPAIYQGGESTMGDEAVSDLLFNSRANYDLAIGKSHVMQGSCNVTGMGRILEPLRDKFGDDLIRFDVTLVRRWADIEQTEKKLSDTIEMTEKPHHGDDVKLYFGKDAPLYVRAIKVPTRQMHLHIMDIRFKGTAPKPSDIHELFTNEFGVATLWTAKGTKDVRDYAQNMGFNFTDTNMIHIHANMTTSIGDTVQMMYSDDQTGIVIPENHMLMQAMLFEKSYSESFAHTESIFHMAEKKQKLQEHFAKKD
- a CDS encoding glycosyltransferase produces the protein MDKSSVITKLTKAIKDSAGDWGRNQYLLKVIENDREITNSDKVYLEKILGVNDLVIEEGVKKQDPILKKDKTIFLNPEMVKCKQCQKPINLDEKAVRRHKLWYHKICFQQTFGDNYKEKEKDVIQEIRQVKKDPIQLVLTIAIFVILAGSVYFILGPISMIAMGLGGGLTIYHVIGATGKLYSRNKPGTKAPSVFLIFLLASPFIIAGMIAYEGYSLFESPVRIILLWAMTISFWSTMLFVPMAVLSKYREDIQPDVKSYPKISIIIPAYNEEKVIANTIEGLLETKYPKKEIIFVDDGSKDNTLRIATNFKGQIKVLHKENGGKATAINYGIQYSTGEIIVIVDADTIIGRQSLKEIVKGFEVNEHVAAVAGNIKVRNQKNWITKCQALEYITGIQIVRRAFDVFGSITIVPGALGAFKKSFLTEAGAYGKETIVEDFDQTIKLLKAGLITQGSAKATAYTEAPNTLRDFIAQRKRWYRGNIQVLKRHSDALTNPRYGYLQKLSLPYLFLGMVITPIVGFTSTINAIIGIIMGDWWFVLQVSLIFTVVHYLMTALALRIDGEDQRLLGYAGFLVFGFKQIVDALLLKAMIEQLTKKKATWTSAKRIGV